AAGGAGGTGGGTTTAGGAATGATACCATTAGGAATCAACTTTTATATTTAAAGTACCCTATATTAATTTTAATATATGCTAATAATAATGTGAAAGTTTTTTAATTTTTTTTTAGATACTAATGGTAGTGATCAATTTTTTTATTAATCTTTTTTAGATACTAATAATATGCTATTTGCGGAAGTTGTTTAATTTTATGTGTGGAAAAATAATAAGTATGATGTCTTAATTTTTTTGTTCAACCCTTGCGTCTTGCCATTTGATATACAACTCAAAATGCTAGTACTAGGACCAAATGATTTTGATAAATCATGGTAGAAGGAACGAGATTGCAATATACACAAACACACGCATAACCTTTATATCAAATTATTAATATGTAACCACATGATTATAATCAATACAATGAATCAAAATAATCACTTTTGACTTGTTAAATGTTGATTATACATAACTTTTCAATTGAGACAATTAAAACAACAAAGAAAACTAAATTAACATGTAGGAAAAATTATGTGAGAGTGAATGTGTAGCTGCCTTTTTTCAGGGGTATTTTAGTAATCAAAACTGTAATTAGTTACATTCCTAGTCTAATTCTATGTGGTAAGTAAACAACTCAATGGAATTGAACTCTCCACATACTATTCCATTCCGTCTCCCATTCATTCCTTCTTCCATTCCTAACGAAATCCATTCCAAGTAAGTAAATGTGCCCTATAATAAATCTATATAAAGCTCGAGTCTTCAGTACTCAGTGACCAGACAAGCCTCAGCATAGAGAATCTATACTAATATTTCTATAACAGTAGTAATGAGAATATGTGATTCTTATTTGTACATCTGCTAGCAGTAGTAACACAAATCCCTTGCTTTGAATCTGATCGATATCGATGTATATATGAAGCTGAAAAGACATACACACAACCCATATATACACACACAATCCATAGAGTCATATTCCGCTCCTCTAGCAAAAGTTTAAGAAGGAAATATTACATTATTATGGCATTACACACGTACAATTTGGAAGGAAATACATGTCTTTTACGTACAGGAACGTAACCTTACACTAATAACTTCTGGATTATAAGAAGGAAACCCTGCATTTATTAACTGAAACGCTAAAGCCCATAACAGGAAAGAAACACAAAAGCAGACGCATATACCATCATCAATGGTGAAAACCAGAGCTTCTTCATCATTGGATGCCCGAACTAGTTCTGCTTGACAGGATCTATTAGCTCGGGGATCCCTTCTAAAGTCAAGCCTGAACCACCAAACTTTTCTTCTATGACTTTGGACATTCTCTCCTCCATCTCAGGGGTGAAACAGTTAACCCAATCTCCCACCTCAGCTTTTCTGAACAAGCTCCTGTTCTCCATATCCATGACCAACTTTCCAGTTTTGTTGATCTCCAACTTTTTCATGGTGTCAAAAGAACATAGCTTTGCGATGGCTTCAATGACACCGTTTCTCTCCTCCTCCTCGCTGAAAGGGCAGTCTATAAACTCGGCCAATTTTTTCAAGTGAGATACAACATCTTTCTTCATGTCCTCGTACTTCAAGAACAACACATTGTTAGGTCTCTTCAAACTCTCTTTCCAGTAACCCAAAATGTGATCCCAAAATGGACCCCATCCATCCATGCCTTGGCAATACCTATCAAATGCCTCATCAAGGGACAATGGCCCTAAAGATTGTGGCCTGGCTTTGTTAATGAAATGCCAAGTAGAAACAAATGAGTCGAATGGGTTTCTACAAGTATAAATGATCTTACAATTGGACTCTTTGACTGAACCCAAAGAAGGATAAGGAAGATGAGTCCCAAAGAGCCTAGGCTCAGGAAAGTACTTGGATGAGAAATCAGGAACTCGGTTGTTTATATAGAGATCCATTGTGAAGTATGGTACAAGCTTATGAGAGTTGGATGTGAGCAAGGGATGGGTCTCTATAGCGAAACGGTGTCGATTCACAACAGCAAAAGTTAAGGCTTTCAACCATGTGGTGCCGCATTTGGGTAAGCTGGCCACAACTATGTCGGAGTCCCTAGCTTGGAAGTGTTTTTGGAAAGCGATAATGGCTTGGAGTACTTCTGGTGTTGGGCACCAGAAGCCTTGGTATAGATATTGGGGAAGGGCTACCCAGCCTCTTTCTTTGGGGAGAGAAAGAAGGAGTTCCTGGCACTCATTACTGAGGTTTTCTGCTTCATGATCAGCGGGCTGAAATTCAGGCATACTGGTAGTACTGGTAACTAGGGCACTAATAAACTGAAATGGTAGTGGTAGCTAGAACTGAGACCTGGCCTGAAAATTATCTGACAGTGACACCCAAATATATAGTACTAAGCTAGCAGCTCGAGCTCACTCCTGGACCTCTCTGCAAGAATATAATAAGAAAATAAATCAAAGCTTGATGCATGGATCATTAAGAATACAAGAATGTGTCTCCTGGGGATACAATAACGTATAAAAAATCTATTGGTGGTGGTAGCTAGAATACATATAAACATCACGCATAGACTCATCTGATATTCAGCACATGTTTATATTTATAAGGACGAGTAGTTAATCATGCACACACCAGCTAGAAGATCTGTATATTTCATAGTTAGTGTATACATCGATCTAATCTAACCAGCACCAGATGTTATGATTTAATTCAAGTGTGTTGGCTTGCAATTTTCTATCTTAAACCCTAGTCCATCATGATGTGGGTGGCCAACTAGCTACATCGATCCCAACTCCCAAGGAGCAATCTCCGAGGACTCTCTTTGCCCTACGTTCCTCTTCCTACAAAGTCCAGGTCTCAGTTGCCACCTGCACAAGTAAATTATGAGGATCGAACAATTTGCAGTCTGAGCCACAGACACGGTTCCGCAGAGGACGCGATCGGGTTTGATCAATTTGGTACTCAAAAGATTTATTGACGACTTTTCATCACTTGCACTGCATTTTTTGCAATCCTTAATTGGTGCCACAATTGGATTGACCAAAAAAAAAATTGGTGCCACAATTGGATTGACCGGCCACCTGTTAATTCTTTGAAAACTTAGCTACCATCTGATCAGTCGAGTTCGTAAGAAGTAATAGAGATTAAAAAGAAGTAAATTAAAGAAAATGATAATCACTTTTTTCCTAATCAAAGTTGTGTCTTGGGAGCAAGTGTGTGATTACTATGTTAGGGGGATAACTTAAGGAACATCATGCTTGGTAAATATGGCGCGAGAAGATAAACATTTTTTTTTCTTTTGGTATGCAAGTTTAGGAAAAGTGCACCCTCTCGCTCGAAATTTTAACAAATATAATTAACCTTACATCATTGAAAGATGGTCTAAACCAAAATCTTTTTCACACAATAGCACAGATTAAGCAGAGAACAAGAAAGAACTTTGTTGAAACCAACCCAAAGACAGTCGACTTGAATCTGCAAGCTGTCTCCAAAGAACAGCTTGTTGATTTTCTTGTAAAGGGTTTATGTTCTCCTCTGCATATATCTTTACTTGCCTTCCAGCTTAATTAATAAGGAGGGGTATTAACAGTGAAGTCTCGTTCGTTAGGTTAGGTGTGCTAATTAGGGTTCATTACAGTTAATTGCATGCTTATCTAGTATTGCTCAACTGCATGTGATCTTACACTTGGCATGTTTCTGTGCTATATATCGTAATGTATAATATCTCTCTTATTGTAGCAGAATCATTACCTAGCTTTAGTAAAATATCTCTCCATTTTCTCTCTTTTCTCTTTGCTTTGTACCTCACTAACCGTGATTTTCAAGTAGCAACAAGGTAATTAGCATGAGTGGTTTCGCTTAGCATTATTCTGCAGTTTATTACGCCGAAAGACTTGAGTAGGGAGTTGTCAAAACTCTTTTGGGGCTATGGGCACAGCAGTTTTTCCGTCCCTATTGAGGTCATTGGGGACAAAATCTGTGCCTATAGGTGTATGGGGACGAATATTCTGTCCGCATCCGCATGTACCATCTCCAAATTGATTTTTTGCAATTTGGGGACAGATTTTCCTGTCCGTCCCACATAGGGTAACTTATGGTCAATCCAATATCTCGTCAACTTCATTTTTCTTCTACACAACTCGGTCTCGACAGTATTCTCTATATTTTCTGTCCGTGCCTAAACTGATTCATCCGTCCCTATTAACCTATATAGACCACGGACAAGGTGGCCGTCCCCAATTATTTTGTGCCTAAAAGTCAAATAGCTAGTAGTGTGTGTTTTTCCATTTTATTTCTCTAGTTGATCGAGACTGTTTGGTTAAAGATTATTCTGTCTTTATATTATGTGTGTACTAATTTTCTTTCCCAGTGACAAAAAATATGAGAACAAGAAGAGTTACAGTTTTTGTTTTTGGATCACCAAGTAGAGTAGTATGTTACTACTTTTTCTATTATCAAACGATGTAGCTACTTAATAATATCTGCTTCTCCAATCCAGTTCACAAATCACAATGTCACCATGTTTGTAAGTCAGTTACACAGCTAGCTCGTGCATGCTGATGCTTTCTATCTTTGAAATGCTAGCTTGTTGCTGAACAAAATATATTGAAGGTACGTAACCGATCACTAGTGATATGTGGCTGACTAGCTAACTTTTGAGCAAACATTCATCTAGAAGTGAAATGGCCAGTTTGATCATTCACTCGTCGATCAGAAGTTTTAAGACATGGAACCACATATTGAAGGCCCCAGAAAATAGATAACTAGATCGCAGTACCCAATAACAACTTTATGATTTGGAAGGAAATCTTCAATAAGATTTTGGTGAACCCTAACCCTAACCCTAGCAAAGGCAAGAGCCTCTGATGAATCTCACATGCACTGCAACCACCTTGAGCGGCAATCCTTTTGCCGTAAGCAAAACTACTAATCCATTTGCCTTCCCTGGTTCGTCGAGTTCAGGTGGTATTAGGGCACCATCGGTTTCATTCTCTCTACCCTAGTATATATTTCAGCTGCAAATCTAGCAGCACAGTTAGCACGGTTTCGCACACCAACAGAGAATCTGATCCCTCCGATTCTTATTCCATCTGTTCCTCAGCCTGATAAGCCGATTGTGAATGAAATCCGAGCCATTGCAGGTGTCAAACGAAGTCCGAACATGACATTAGAGAATCTGCTGGGAAAGCGTGAACGTGGTGATGAAGATTCTGAAACTAATTAATGAGCAGATGGTCATGGTGCCCTTTGAACTCACCTTAATTTGCTAAAATTCAAGGTCTGATAATGAGAAATTGAAATCATAACTAAACTAAAGAGAAAAGAGAGAAGCAAAATTTGTATTGGAATATGGTTTCGATATCATCGGAAAATACAGAGAAGTCCTAGTTATGCTAGTCAAATGCACATGAACTGGGCCTGGGCCTACTGATGAACTGGGCCGACTGGCACCTATACTCTTAACAGAAATTAGAACTACTGGCAAGAAAATGAGCTCACAGATCTAGAGACTCCATATATAATAATAATTGCAGTAATATATAAGGTAACTAGCGGCTGCAATGCAACTCCTCAGATGACGGAGAGTAAAAGGAAACGAAAAAGACCTTGGTGGATATATTTTTCAGATACATTATCATGCATGGACCCGATACATTATCATGCATGGACCCTAAACATATATAATGCATATATGGGCCATCAGAAATATAGAACATACGTAAGACGACGAGTAATCATGCACACTACTCCAGAAGGTCAGAGCTGCAAATCTAGCTACCGAGTTGTGATCAACATGTGTGTTTATTTTCTGGGTCATTTGTACTGTAATTTCTTGCCGACACAGTGATAACAGCAATATATAGATTCTTACTGTTTCTCTTTCACTTATCAAGAGTTAATTTGTAATTGATTAATTTTCGAGCTTGAACACTAAACCGAAGTAATGAGGAACAGAGATTGAACCCTAGCTAGATCTTCTTTCTCAAACCCTAGCATCATGGCATGGGTGATAGTTGATGCATATTTTAGTGTGGAATAGTGGATAATTCTAACTTCGGTAGCGAGGCTAGAGATTCCAACAGCTTTTTTTTTTAGTAGGCAAAAAACACCAAGAAGATTACAAAGAGGCGCCCTGTTGAAGGCTCCCAACTTGAAGGGAATCAAAGTGAAAGGCTTGAGAAGCTTGGTTGAGAATACTTTCCCTTGGAAACTTTGTTTATACGTATTGACCGTGCTACAAACTTTCATGTTGCCAAAATATAAATATGGATATTAGAATGCGCGCGTAAATCACTTTTTGAAACTCTATGGCTCCAATCTATTAGTTCGATTAGCTTGAATTAGAGTTAACTAGCTCTTTTCAGTGTCATGGCATCTCTTTGAGGTGCAAGGGGTAAGAAAGTGCTCAATATTAATTGGGAACCTAGCCATAGGATTTCATGTTGGGTGTGAAAATCATAAGAATGGTCTTAGAAACAGAAAGAGGAGAGACATCTTATAAGGAAGAGATATTTAGTCGAGTAGGGAATATTTTGACGCGGACCATAGTTCTTGTCTAAGAGAAACATCTCGTTTAGGATGATCTAGAAGTTATGGCGAAACCGTTCAAGGAAGAGTTCTTTCAGGAGAGATCCAGATGGAGTGCAATCTCCTCGAGATGGAGAAGAATCCCTCGAGGTGGATCTGGATGAGACTGATGAAATGCAATTTCCTCAAAACCAACCTGGAAGACGGTTCCAACAATGTCACAGGCTAACGAGAAGCTTAAGTCAGGAGCCTAAGATTCACCTCTAGGTGTATCAGTTCAGTCCTCTCCTATAGTAACAGAATCCTAACCTTAAATATTTCTCCATTTTCTCTTTTTTCTCTTTGCTGCTCTCTACCTAAAGAACCCTAGCTTTTCAAGTACCAGGAAATTCCAAGGTAAACATGCACTTTATACCGAATTAGGCATGAATAGGGAGTTGTGCTTTCCCTTTTATTTCTCTAATTGATCGAGTAACGTACAGACTGTTTGGTTGAAGATTTAGAACCAATATGTTGCACCAGCTTTCCTAAACAGGCTCTTATTTCGTCAAAGTTTTTCAAGAGCTTACGAGATTTTTTGTTTTTTTTGTTCTGAGAGCTTACCAGATTTATTGACGTCTATCTAGCTGGTTAATTAATTTCTTCTAAGAATAATATAATTGGCGCTGATATAATGAGTAAAAACCAGGGAACGAAAATTGATCTTGAGATTCAACAACGATTCTTTCACTATGAGGTTCGACACTACTGATATTTGTATGAAATATTCTCTACCAGTGCATTCAATCATTTTATGGGATAATTAAGGATCGATGTATGAAATTGAAAAGACACGCACACACTACTCATATGCTGAAATTGACAAGAGATATTCGGCTAGCTCGTCGAAGTAATGAGCGTGTCACAAGCTTTTCAATCAAAATGCGCGCATGCAATACGACACATTCCAAAAGAATGATTGGAACTATTGTTCAAAGTAGTTTAATTTCCAGATCTAGATATTCAAATGATTTCGAAGCATGCTAGAAAGGGATTATGGGAAAGCTTGTACATTATTGATTAGCTAAACTGCAGCTCGACTCACAAATTCGTCGATATGTACTTGGCTGACCAATTTTTGAGAAAAAGTTTTCATCTCCAGTATGAGATCATTCACTCTCTATTAGTCCTCGATCGATCAGATGGGATTTCAATCGATCATGTTGCAAAGGCTTGGAACCATAGATTTGGAAGGAAATAATACATTATAATGGCACTACACACGTAAGATTTGGAACGAAATATTACATATCTTTTACAAGCTAGCATCAACATAAGAAGGAAGCCTTACCTTTATTAACTGAAATGCCAAAAGCCCGTTGCAGGAAAGTAAGCACAATAGCAGACACATACCACCCTGTACAGAGATTCATCAATGGAAGCTCCAACTAGCTAGTTCCATTCTGCTGGAAGCTCGGGAATCCGTTTGAAAGTCAAGCCTGAACCACCAAACTTCTCTTCTATGAGTTTGGACATTCTCTCCTCCATCTCAGGGGTGAAATAGTTAACCCAATCTCCCACCTCAGCTTTTCTGAACAGGCTCTTCTTCTCCAAGTTCATGACAAACGTTCCGGTTTTGTTGATCTCCAACTTCTTCATGGTGTCAAAAGAACAAAGCTTTGCGATGTCTTCAAAAACACCGTTACATTCCTCCTCTTCGCTGAAAGAGCAGTCTATAAACTTCGCCAATCTTTTCAAGTGATATACAACATCTTTCTTCATGTCCTCGTACTTGAAGAATAACACATTGTTAGGTCTCTTCAAGCTCTCACTCCAGTAACCCAAAATGTTATCCCAAAATGGACCATACCCTCCAATGCCTTGGCAATACCTATCAAAGGCCTCATCAAGAGACAATTGCCCTAAAGATTGTGGCCTGGATTTGTTTACGAAATACCAAAAAGAAACAAATGTGTCGAACGGGTTTCTGCAAACATAAACAATCTTACAGTTTGACTCCTTTATTGTACCCAAAGAAGGAAAAGGAATATGGGTTGCGAAGAGTCTTGGCTCAGGAAAATTGGATGAAAAATCAGGAAATTGGTTGTTTGCGTAGAGATCCAACTCAAAGAATCGCACAAGATTGTGACAGTTGGAAGTGAGCAGTGGATGGTTCTTTATATCGAAACGGTGTCGATTGACAGTAGCAAAAGTCAAGGCTTTCAACCATGTGGTGCCGGATTTGGGTAAGCTGGCGACAACTATGTCGGAATCCCTAGCTTGGAAGTGCTTTTGGAAATTGACAATGGCTTGGAATGTGTCGGCTGTTGGGCACCAGAAGCCTTGGTATTGGTATTCGTGACGGGCTATCCAGCCTCTTTCTTTAGGGAGAGAAAGAAGGAGTTCCTTATACTCATTACTGAGGTTTTTCTCTTCATGGTCAGCCATTTTCAGTCAGGCTAATAATTTAGACTGGTAGTAGCTATCGAAATTAGAAGTGGCAATGGCATGAAAATTGGCTTACACAGACACTCACATATATAGTACTATGCTAGCAGCCCTATGTAACTCATCATATTCTTGGTCGGAGTCGTCGCGATCGGAAAGATTAATTGTGTAGCCGGGGCAGTTGATGAAGGTAGCTAACTATAAATATCATGCATGGACCCATATGACATAGTTAACTATTCTAATCAACTTTCCGAGCTCGAAATCGAGCCAAACTTCAAACCATAAGTGAGGAACAGTTACATAATTTATATCGAGAGTGAGCGTACGTTCTTCTACCTTAAACCCTAGCCCTCATGGCCTCATGACATTGGTGTCCAACAGTATCCAAATTTGATGTTTTTACTGGACAATGGCGCATGTTAGCTCAAATTTGATATTGGTGTAGAGTAAAGGAGACTAAGATTATCGTATGGTAAGCCTTGATGAACACCATTACTAATGATAACCAATTGAATGGTTCCATACCAACCACATATCACTCTATAATTCAAGAGCCCGTTCATTTTGAAAATCTTCAAATAAATATGAAGTTTGTTGAACTTGTTTAATTATTGGCTCCAAAGTTGTCAAATATACTGGTGTGTTAACCCATCTAATAGGCTGTTTGGGCTGTACAAGAAGGTAATATGATTCGGGTCCGTTCTTTTCCAGTTTTCCGGTGAGATCACCCAAAACTTCAAATAAAGTCGATATCGCCGGAAAACTTGAATTCGACAGACTCACCGGGAAGGGAAAGTGATCGGGGACGCTGCTGGAAGCCGCTGGAGTGAAGCCGTACGGTGCCAAACGGAGGGACGTCCGCACTTTAAGGACTGTGTGTGTATATATATATATGTTCTTGGTCGGAGTCGTCGGAAAGATTAATTGTGTACCAGGGGTAGTTGATGAAGGTAGCTAACTAATAAATATCATGCATGTACCATCTGACATAGATTTAGCACGTAATTTGTGAATACTTGGCACATATTGCACAACATGTTAAACATGTACACACATCATACCTAAAGGATTGTGCAGGACTTTAAGGACGAATTTTGATTTCCCTTTTATGTTTTTGTACGATTTTGAGTCATGTGACAATATGAAGTATCTGCCAATGAAGAGAAGATCACCTTGATAATCTTGTGAAAATACGAGTGACTATTCTAATTAACCTTCCGAGCTCGAAAGCGAGCCAAACTTAAAACCATAAGTGAGGAACAGTTACATCATTTATATAGAGAGTGAGCGTACGCAAGGACGGAAGCACAACAAGAGCTGTATGGGCTACAGCCCAACCGAAAATTGGGCCAAAAAACCCCTAGGCGTATATATATATATATATATATATATCACAGCCCAGCCCAATGAAAAAAAATAAAAAATTATACCCTTATGGCCTTATTCCTGATTCCTCTCATCATCAGACATCAGTCCCTCACTTTCTTCTTCGCCGAAAACTTCTCTCGACTCTCATCCTGCTCAATTGCTCATCTCCTCTATCCGTCTCATCTTTCTCACCTTCCTACATATCCCAAGCAGATTTTTTTCCTAAACCCTCACTTCCTCCGGTCCCACTCGTTACTCCTCCCTGCTCATCTCCTCCATCCGTCGATCACAGGTAATCAATCCCAAACTTGGATTTAATTACATCTCTGGCTTGCTTCTTATTTGTTACCCTGATTGATCAATGACGAATTCGATTTAGGAATTAGGAGTCAAAACCAAGACAGCAAGACATCGTCAGTTGACTCAGTTCCTCTAACTTCAATTTAGATAGTTATATGTTATTGTTTGTTATTTTCTTACAATCATTTTCGTTGTAGTTTTCAATTTATGAGGTTATGTCCCCCTCATATGTTTTTAATATAAAGGCGTGAGGATGAGCCTCCCACTGAGTTTCAAACCTCAAAAAATATTTTATAAGTGTACTGTGTGAAAATTAGCCCAACCCACTTTTGATTCCTGGTTCTGTCCCAGAGCGTTTTGATTCCTGGTTCTGTCCCAGAGCGTACGTTCTTCTAAGCCCTCATGACATTGGTGTCCAACAGAGACACCCACATATATAGTGAAAAGAACGTAAAATGAACAGGAAAATAAAAAAGACTTTCAGAAGGAAAAGTATTCTGTGCATGGTGAATTTCACAGGAACATTGTACGTGTCCCCAGGAGCAACTGGTAATTAACTTGGTGTTCGACTGTTCGTATAAAGTTTGTGTATGCCAGATATAACCACGTGAAGTTAATCCTGCATTCGACTGTGTCGACTTGAACAGTTCTTTGGCAGAATGGCAGCAAATTATTTGAGTTGAGATCAACATGTTTTTCATTTTCCTACTTCCTCTGTAATTTGTTTGGCCGACACAAAGATAGCAAGAACAACAGACTTGATTGCTTTTCTAATCTTGCAAAACTATGTAGTCACTAAAATATAAACAGTTACAGGTAGAGATTAAGTAATTTTTTCCCTCTCTGAATCATGATGTAAATGAGGTGCAAAGGATAGTAGTCAAAATATTAAGAACCTAAGGATGATTTGCATTTTGGACGTCTTACACTCCCGCACGTAGTTCTGAGATTAGGGAGTTTAGTCCTCTTGATTATCTCGTGAGAACAATATCTCATCAAAACTGGATGATAAAGTGATCATTTCATTTGAGTTGCCTAAACCCAATTAACCAGCGACGTCTCTAGTATGTGTAATGAATGAAAACAAAAACATTGCAGTCAGTTTAACAGTTGATTCATTTAGGCAAGGTCTAATTAAACTTCCTTGTAATTCCATTGACAGAACAAAAGTGATCGATCGGTTAAGGTCGGGGAGTGTGTTTACAAACACAATTAAATGATGCCACAATTAAAGTTGTAAGTTTTTTTCGATGGTGATTATAGGTATAAGTTTAGATAATGGAGGGAGCTAAATTTCATTATTTTACTCATAAGCGCCACAAACATATACATCTTGATTCATTATTAAGTTGTAGTGGTTAGCTAATGAATCGGCAACAGTGAGTTCTTTGGGAACATACCTTTCAAGTTCAACTTTGTGGTTTTTTATTTTATTTTTTGTCTTTGGTCTAAAAGTTTGCACATAAACAACTTTTGTCCAATTATTGAATTCTTCCTTTTAGAAAATTTATTATAGTTTATTGACAAATTGCATTAAACAATATCTAAGATATCAAATTGGATATTTTCCTTTTCTTTTTCATTACGTAGAGCTTTTATATTTTAGTGAATGTGGTTCTTTCTTCTTTCTACAATTCTACTGATATGATATGAAGTATCGATTTTTTGTGCAGCTGAAATGAAGGCAATCATTTTGGGTTTAGAAGTGCACAATAACTTGTTGTTGGAGGTGGTTGAATCTGATTCCATGGATGCAGTAAGTCTAGTGAGTACAGCAATGGGGAGTGTTATGTTGAAGAGGGAGTTTTAGTGGAAAGGATAAGGCTGTTGCTTTGTACCATTGGTCTGTCTGGTATTGTCTATGTGTCAAGAGAGGCTAATTGTGCAGCTCACATGGTTGTGAAGTTTGTAGCTTGACAGGAGAGGCGATTTTCTTGGTTAGGAGTTGGGTTATATTGGCTCATAGATTCATTCACGGTGACAGATCCGTAACTGGTTCTAGCAGTAGGAAAGAGAGTAAGAAATTCTTATCCACCGGCTATAATTCTCATGTTTTCATAATTGTTTTCTAGTTGAATAAAATTCTATCTTCATTCTCAAAAAATATATCGATTTTTTACGATTGCTCCACTGTAAATCGAATTCTCGCTCCACCACTGTTACTAATTACGATTGCAGCTTAGCCTAGTTTTTTGTTGAGGAGACTGACATTTGAGTATTGTAGTCTTGAACTGATCCATTACTAACGAAAACCAATCAAATCACTTCATACCAACCACAAACTCAGTCAAATACTTCAAGAGCATGTTCAAGTTGGGAGCCCGCAGATGTATTTGAATGCAGTAATAAACTTGTTTAATTATTGGTCGAAAGTTGTCTACTAGAAATAAGTGATTATGTTTACAAATATTGTGTATTATGAAGGTTGGCAGCAGTGTTGCTATCACAGGTAGAGCAAGCTTCTTGATGTACGTCCAACCAGCTACAGACCTACAGTACTGTCTCAAATTTTCATAATTACCTCTAATTACAGTAGACAGAACAAATGCTTATTGAAGTTTGAATTATGGATTCACCGTAAATATAGAATATATGTGATTTCAATTATCTAATTGAAGAGATTAAATTAACAATGCATCTTTAGAACCTTCATGAAGAACATGCATTTCTAACAATCTATTTCTTTTAATTTTTCTAATAGGGAATTTCTAACATCTATTTTGTTCTTTATAATTATCTCAACTGAGCTCTGATGAATGCATCATCAATAATCAATTTAGCACACAAGGACGGTTAATTCATATGTTCTAACACTCCACTAACTTGAGTATAGCATCCCTCCATCTCAACTCTTGTAGCTTGTTCGAGATGTGTAACCTGCCAAAAGTCCAGAACATATCAACCTCAATGTAATTAGTAGTGTATACGTACAACTTTGTTTCATAAAAATAATACGACCAAAATGTCAATTAGCTTGTAACATGATCAACAACTTCAAGTTTCAGTTTTATATAGACAAGGGATTACAAGCCTTGAACTCGCATTGTATTTCCCCTCCACTGAATCTTTAATAACCTGAAAGATATGAATGTTTTCTTCAAGAAAAAAAAAAAAAAAAAAAAAAGATATGAATGATATGCCGCACTAGTTTAGAAGATAATCAAGAAGTGATGGTATGGGAAATAGATATATAAAACGGTGCTCCTTCTG
Above is a window of Fragaria vesca subsp. vesca linkage group LG7, FraVesHawaii_1.0, whole genome shotgun sequence DNA encoding:
- the LOC101303373 gene encoding cytosolic sulfotransferase 15-like, with protein sequence MPEFQPADHEAENLSNECQELLLSLPKERGWVALPQYLYQGFWCPTPEVLQAIIAFQKHFQARDSDIVVASLPKCGTTWLKALTFAVVNRHRFAIETHPLLTSNSHKLVPYFTMDLYINNRVPDFSSKYFPEPRLFGTHLPYPSLGSVKESNCKIIYTCRNPFDSFVSTWHFINKARPQSLGPLSLDEAFDRYCQGMDGWGPFWDHILGYWKESLKRPNNVLFLKYEDMKKDVVSHLKKLAEFIDCPFSEEEERNGVIEAIAKLCSFDTMKKLEINKTGKLVMDMENRSLFRKAEVGDWVNCFTPEMEERMSKVIEEKFGGSGLTLEGIPELIDPVKQN